Genomic segment of Flavobacteriales bacterium:
TGTATGGTGTTCCATCAGTCGATTTTCACAATCTGTAGTCATGCCGACATAAAACAAACCATCTTTCAGGCTGCGTAAAACATATACAAATACCGTATCCATAGAAAACAAAAAACCCCGACAAATCTGCCAGGGTTTATGGTGGTGTGGGAGGGAATCCCCGCCTGACTGACGTTAGTCGGGCAGGGAACCCACACGAATGAACACCAACCAGGCCTGTCCGACTTATGAAAACTAGGCGGAGAACCCAGACCAACGAACATCAGGCAGAAAGACCCAAACGAATATAGTCGATCCGTATTTTTTTTCAAATAAAACTCACAGATCACTCTGTAAATGTTTTGAAAGCCATCGTTTTCCTGCAGCTGACTTTAAATATTTTTCACGCTTCCTTGCAGCTGCATAACCCAAATGCGAC
This window contains:
- a CDS encoding GIY-YIG nuclease family protein, which encodes MDTVFVYVLRSLKDGLFYVGMTTDCENRLMEHHTGKSKFCCENRF